GCTCTTGTAATTTTTTTGCTTAATACCCAATCTTATTATAAGAATCGAATGAACCTTAATCTTGGTGGAAGGTTGAGCATGTGGAAAGATGCGGCAAGATTAGTAAAAGAAAATCCCCTTTTTGGTGTGGGGTTGGGTAATGTATACGAGAATATCAAATCACCGTATTCGTGGGGGGGGAAACTTTCTCATGCACACAATACTTATCTGCAGATTTTGGTGGCGAGCGGGATTTTTGCGCTGATAAGTTTTTTGTGGGTGATATACGCGTTTTTCAAGGAGATGCTCAGAAGAATAAAACATCCGGATGTTGGAAAATTTGAAAAATATATCTTGGTGGGGCTTTTGTTTGGTTTTGCGGCGGAAGGCATGTGCGGGATGACGGATGATCTGTTCTGCAGGGCTGAGATATATTATCCGATATATTTCTTGATGGGCCTGGCGATGTCAAGGGCTCTGGCTCCTAAAAATAGTCAGGATAAAAAATAAAGATGGAACGACGGAACAAAAAAAGGGGACAGGCATGAAAAATAATAGGAAGGTTATGATTCTGGCGGGGGGGAAGGGCACGAGGCTGTGGCCCGTGTCGCGGGAAAACTATCCCAAGTTTTTTCTCAGGATAGCGTCCGAGACGAGCCTGCTCCAGTCGGCTGTTTCAAGGGGCGTGAAGCTGGCGGGAGCCAAAAATGTTTTTATTGTATCAAACGCGGAATACCGTTTTCTGCTGAGAGACCATCTCAAAGAAGGCGGGATAGATTTCCCGCTGGAAAACATTCTCGCGGAGCCCGTGGGAAAAAACACGGCGGCGGCCATCGCGCTGGGCCTGAGGGCGATTACGGCGCGGGCAGAAGCCAAAAATGCCGATCCGTCTATATTTGTTTTTCCGGCGGATCATCTGATAAAGGATGAGGCGAAGTTTATAGCGGCGCTCAAAAAAGCGGAAGAGGCCGCTGGTGAAGAATACATAACGGCTCTGGGTATAAAGCCCTACAGGGCCGAAACGGGTTACGGGTATATAAAGGCCGGCGGAAAGCTTAGTCCTAAAGGGCTTTCGGCATATGCCGCGAAGGCCGACGGGGGGCGGGTAATAGGAACCGTCCCTAATACCGCAGGAAGGGCGGTGGAGAAATTCGTGGAAAAGCCCTCAGCGGCGAAAGCGGAAAAATTCCTGAAATCGGGGCGTTATTTCTGGAACGCCGGTATATTCGTCGCGGCGGCGTCTGTTTTCAGCGGTGAATTTGAAAAAAACTCTCCCGGGATATGGCGCGGTTTTCAGGAGTGGGACGGGAAAAATTTTGATAAGCTGGGCGGGTTTTACAAAAAACTCCCCTCCATTTCATTTGATTACGCCGTTATGGAGAAAACGAAAAAGGCCGCTGTCGTTGTTTATGACGGCAGCTGGAATGATCTGGGCGGATGGGATTCCGTTTATGAGGTCACGAAAAAAGACAAAAAAGGGAACGCCTGCCGGGGGGATGTCATTTCTCTGGATTCGGAAAACAATCTTGTCTATTCAATAACGGGGAAAACCGTTTCGCTCATAGGCGTTAAGGATCTGCGGATCGCCTCAACGGACGACGCCCTTCTGATAATGGCTGAAGGCCGTTCACAGGATGTCAAGCGCGCCGTTGAAAAGCTTAAGGGGAGAGAGGAGCTGGTCAATCATATCAAGGTGCGCAGGCCCTGGGGAAGTTTCAAGACACTGGAGAGGGCGGACAATTATAAGGTGAAGGTCATAGAGATGCTCCCCGGGCGTTCGCTGAGTTTGCAGAAGCACAGCAAAAGAAGTGAGGAGTGGCTTGTTCTCACGGGAAAAGTTGAGGTCGAGCTCAACGGAAAGATTCACAAATTAAATGAAAACGGCCGGATAAAAATTCCCAGAGGGGCGCCGCACCGTCTCACGAACAATTGCCGCAAGACCGCGAAGATCCTTGAGATCGCGCACGGCTCATACATTGAGGAGGACGATATCGTTCGTTTGGATGACGATTTCGGCAGAGTGTAAAAATCGCCGGACATGCTACGTCGCTATTCATGATGTTCGTCGCGAAAAAACAATGGCTTTTTTGGCGGAATTTGCTAAAATAAACGCAAGTTAATTTCAGGGAGTGAAGCTTTATGGTATTGAAAGAGGTTTTGAGAGCGAAGATACAGAGGGTGAAGATCACCCTCACGGAACTGCATTACAAGGGCAGCATAGGGTTGGACGCGGACATCATCGCCAAAGTCGGCATAGCCGCTGGCGATAAGGTGCATGTCCTCAATTACGATAACGGTGAGAGGTTTGAGACATACGTCATAGCGGAAGAAGCCGGTTCAAACGCTGTTATCCTTTACGGGCCGGCCGCGAGAAAAGGAGATCCGGGCCAGGATGTGTGCATAATAGCTTATGCCTTTGTCACCGCTGACGAACGCCTGGAGCCTAAGATACTGAATGCGTGAGATAGAAAAAAGGCTTGAAGCTGCCCAGGAGCTTGCCCTCGGCGCGGGGAGTCTCTTAAAGGGCTGCTTCGGCGGGAAAATTGAATTTGAGAAGAAGGCTGACGGCTCACTGGTTTCTCCGGCGGATAAGGCTGCTGAAAAACTTATCATCGGCGGGCTGAAAAAAAGATTTCCGTCGGACAGCATACTCAGCGAAGAATCTGGCCGCGCCGACTGCGGCGGCGAGTTCCTCTGGATAATAGATCCCCTCGACGGCACGCACAATTACATAAAAGGCCTTGATATTTTCGGCACATCCATAGCTTTGTGCCGAGCAGGGGCTCCGGCCCTGGGCGTCATATGCATGCCGATGACAAATGAGCTTTTCTACGCGCATAAGGGCGGGGGGGCTTTTCTTAACGGCGAAAAAATATCCGTTTCGGACAGAGACATTAAAGACGCGACGATGTTTTTTGACAGCTCCATAGCGAGAGTTCCCGAAAGAAATCTCGCGGCTCTGGAGAGGCTTCATAACAAAGTGTTTAACATACGGATGCTGGGTTCGACGGTCGCCGGGCTCTGTCACATAGCGGCAGGCCGCGCGGAGCTTGAAGTTGAGTTCTGCGATGTCGTGTGGGATTTCGCGGCGGGCCTTCTCATAGTTGAGGAAGCCGGCGGCGCCGCGACGGAACTTGATGGCGGCGTGTGGGGGCCCGACACCGTGGGTTATGTCGTTTCCAACGGGCGTTTTCATGACGAAATCCTTGATCTTATAAAACCGTGACAAAGATTACATTGACAAACAGGCCGGAAATTTTAGAAAATAGACGATTAGCGTAAAGTATTTGTAGGAGATAAAAATTATGGAAGAAAACAGGGAAGGTTTTGGGGAAGATATTGATATAGAGGGTCTCGCCGCGGCGTTGGGCGATACCGAGGGGAGTGACGCGCAAAAAGACATTCCTCTGGCGGAAACACCCGTTTTCATCGACGAGCCCGCAATTCCGGCTGAAAGGCCTGTTTTCAGCGACGACCCGCCCGCGCCGTATGAGCCCGCCGGTTCAGCGTTATCAGATGGCGCTTCCGCGGACAGCTCTTCCGGAGCCGCTGGTGGGGATGATGCGGGCAGCCGGTCTTCCGCTGTTCAAACCCCCGGAGAGTCAAAGGATCAGGAAGGCGGGGACATAGACGCGCTGATCAAGAAATATGAAGAGATCCCGTCAGGCAAAAAGGAAATAGCCAAGACAAAGAAGCCGGGCGGTGGGAAAGCCCTGCCTGTGGCGCCTATAGCCGCCGCCGTGGGAGCCATTGTCATAATAGCTCTTTTGAAATTCGTTGTCTTTAAGAGCGCACCCGCGGTGCAGAAAGTCCAGCCCGGACAAACCCCGTCCAAGGCGGCCGCGGCTCCGGCTTTAGCCGGCGCGCAGGCCGAAGCTACCGCTGTTGATTATCCCGGGGGGGCTGTTCTCATGGGGGAAACAAAAGACGGTATAGAAATAAAAATTATTGAAACTGACGCGGCCACGCGGGACATCAAACTGTTCTACCAGAAGAACATGGCGGAAAAGGGTTTTGAGATTTCCGCCAGCAGAAAAAGCCGCAGCACATTCAATATGAAATTTTTCAAAGGGCAGGAAGATTACAGCGTGTCGGTTGTGCCGCACGCCGAAAAAAATCTGATAATTGTGACCCGCGCGAAATGACGCGGCGGGTGTGATGAAGCGGGCTTATGCCTGTTTCTCGGGAGGAGTTAAGATGAAAAAATTTGTTGTTTTGACAGCTGCGGTTTCTGTGTTCGTTATCGCCGGCTGCGGCGGAGCCAAGGTGCGGCCTGTTGGAAGCCAGAAGGTTGTTGAGAAAAGCGCCGACAAAACCCCGGAGTGGGTGATTGTGCCTTTTTTTGAGGATGAAACCACGATGTATTTTTCCGGCGCGCTCAAAGGCGTGGGCGATTACGCCGTGGGTTTGAGGCAGGCGAAAGCCGAGGCCATGAAGAATGTCGCCGAAGCCATTGAGACAAAGGCCAAGACGGAATTCGTGCAGAACACCCGCGGCTCCAATCTTCCCGGTGAGGATCTCGGACGCTTTGTGCAGGACGGCATAGCGATGACGGCCGATAATATCAACATCAGCGGACTGCTTCCGGCGGAGAGTTATTATGAGAAAGTGGAAGAGGTGACGGAGGTTGGCGTCAAATATTTTTATAACTGTTCCGTTCTTTTCCAGCTTCCCGTCCAGCAGTACAAAGAAGCGCGAAACAGGGCGATCAACGGCCTCGCCTCAAAAGCGAGAGAGGAAAATAACAAAGCCGCGGAAGAGGCAGCCATGGGCCTGCTGGATAAACTGCAGTAATCCGGAAGTATTATCAGGACGGCCCGCCGGATTGAGCCGGGCTGTCGCGGAGAATTTATGAAAAAAATCGCTTTCTGTCTGCTTTTGTTCTGCGGTATATCATCGGCCGGAGCTGAAAGTTTGCCGGCTCGGGATGATTACGGAGCTGTCGTAAACAGCGTCTCCGGCGAGGTCAAATCGCTTAAAAAAAATTCACAGGACTGGACGATGGTCGTCAAGGATGACATTTTCTCAAGCGGCGACATAATAAAGACTTTCGCCGACGGAAGCTGCGAAGTCTATCTGATAGACGGCACGATTTTTGAGATCGGGCCGAACTCGCTGCTTAAAATAGATGATCTCCATGGCGAGGACAGTTTTCTCAAGCGCGCGATCTTTGATCTTGAAATGGGCGAACTCCTTTCCGAGATAGAAAAGGGCCTTGATTACAGGGTGCGGACGCCCCAGGCGGTTTGCGCCGTGAGAGGGACAAAGTTCGCCGTGAAAGCGGGCAAAGAATCGCGCGTGGCGGTCTTTGACGGCAAGGTCGGCGTCAGGCATTACGAAAAAAGCGGCAAGCTATCCAAGCGCGCCCAAATTGTGAAAAAGATGCAGGAGGCCCGCGTGGGCCTTTACGCCAAACCGCAGTTGGGCAAAAAAATGTCCGAGGATATGCGGGCAATACATGCGCGGATGGCAAAAAACCAGCAACGGCGCAAAGAGCTCAGGAAGAAAGTGATCAAGAAACGGAAAGAGGTTCTCAAAGCCAGAAAAAAACGGATACTGGAATCCGGCCAAAAGCAGCGAAAGGATCTTATACAGGAGAGAAGAGAGAAAAAAGCCCCTGTCAGAAGAAAAAATTAATTGAAATTTTATTTTTTGATCTTCGTCCTTATACCTCTGCTGGCCGCGCCCTCGCGGCTTTCAGGAGCGCCTCCCGCGTGGTTTGTCTCGCCGAGCGAGAGCTCCGAGAAATTTTATTTTCTCGCGTCTTCAAGCGCCACGGATAAGGCCGAGGCGCAAAAAGTAACCTCCAGAAAACTTGTCATGGATTCTTCCTCGTATGTGGGAAAACATTTTGACCGCACGAAACTTGATTTAATAAAAGAGGCTTATGACAAGGACATAGGTTCCGGGATCTATATCTGCTACATGCTCGCCTCCTATCCGCGCGCCGATGCCGCGGCGAAGGAATTGCGGGAAGCGTGGCGGATCAAGGAGATCAACAGCATTTTTACATCCTCCGTTAAAAAAAGCAAAAAGCTTGCCGCGAAGGACCAGGTTATAGAGGCGATAATGACGCTTTCGGCGGCTAAGGCGAATGATTTGCTGCCGGATGTGAAAAAATCCGAACTTGAAAACATGATAAAAGAACTTGTCACGAGAGTTAAGGTGAGGAATCTTGAATATCCGCGCGCGGGCGACACAAAAACCGAGCTTCGGGGCGATATCGGCGTGCTTGTGAGTGTCGTCGGCCGCACGGATCAGCCGGTCAGGGGCGTGAATGTGGATTTCACTTTTGCCAGGAACACGGGCTTGATCGAACCCGTTTCGGTGATGACGGACAAAAAGGGCCTCGCGGCGGTGAAGGTGAAGCGTTTCAACCGGCCGGGCGATGCGGTCATCCAGGCGGCTGTTTCCGGTTCCGGCGTTCCAGAGTTCGCCTATATTGTCCCGGCGCAGTTTCAAATTGAAGTCGGCGGCGGCAGGGTGGAGATTATGAAGTCGGCCATGCCGGTGCGGAGGGGCGGCACCAAAAAACAGAATATTGTTTTTCTCGAGGACAATCTGCCCGCGGGGGTGCTGTCTCTTGAAATAGATCTGCGGCCGGACAAGCTGGTCGTTTCGGCGAAACTCGTGCCGTCCAAAGACGTTTCGGGCTTTATCGTGGATAAGCAGGCGCACGTGGACGGGGTCAAATTCACCGAGGTGTCAAAAGATTTTTCCATAGATGTTGAGAAGATAAAAGAAGGGGATAATTTCAGCATTGAGGTAGATCCCTTTGAAATAATCATAATCGCGCAGAAAGTTCAAAGGGAGAAGATCAAGCTCCCCCTGGGCGGCGAGAAAGACACAATACAGCAGCTCCTGGTCAACTGCGTCCTGCTTTATCTCTGATAGGGCCACCGGCCCAGCCTCTCGAAGTGCCCCGCCTCGGCGGATGCAGCGCTTCGGCACGCAGGCAGGTCACCATTGATTCCCATTTGTCCGCCCGCCTTGCTTATGAAGCGATAATGCGCTATAATCGCTTCATAGAATGAAGCGATTATAGGGGGGGGGGGGCGCATATGAGGTATATATGGAATTTAAAGGGATGGCCGAATTTCAAATGGCGGAACGATGAGATGATCAATGTGCTGGGCAAAGCGAGATTGGCGCAGGGTAAATTGCTGAGCAGAATATCATCAATGGGCCTTGATCAAAATCAGGAGTCAAGAACCGAAATACTGATAGAGGAAACAATCAAAACAGCCGCTATAGAGGGCGTGCTCTTTGACAGGGAATCCGTGAGGTCATCAATTGTCAGGAAACTGGGTTTGCCGTCGTCGGATTTAAAGCGCCCGGACAGAAACGCGGAGGGTTTAATCGATGTTATCATTGATGCGCAGGAAAATTATAAAAAACCTCTCACTTTAAGCCGTATAAAATCATGGCAGGCCTCCCTGTTTCCGGCAGGTTATTCGGGATTGAAAAAGATTGTTACGGGCAGATGGAGGCAGGAAAACCCTATGCAGGTGGTGTCCGGGCCGATTGGCAGAGAAAAAGTGCATTATGAAGCGCCGCCGGGCGGGAAGATCCCTTTTGAAATGAAACTCTTTCTGAACTGGTGGAAAAAAGGAAACCCTTTCAATCCGGCCCGCGCGAACAAAAAGAAATCGCCGGACGGTTTGCTGCGGGCGGGCATAGCGCATTTTTATTTTGTAACTGTTCACCCTTTTGAGGATGGAAATGGGAGAATAGCCCGCGCGCTGACCGATATGGCCCTGGCTCAGGACGAAAACACAGCTAAAAGATATTACTCTATGTCCGGCAGAATAATGGCTGAGCGAAAATCATATTATGAAATCCTGGAAAAAAGCCAGAAGGGCTCTCTTGATATCACGGAGTGGCTCTTATGGTTTTTAAACTGTTACACGCATTCAATACAGGATTCTGAGGCGTCCATAGGGAATATAATCAAGAAAGCTCTTTTTTGGCAAAAGCATAGCCAGAGCGCATTGAATATAAATCAGCGAAAAGTGATCAACCGCTTATTGGATGCCGGCGAAGGCGGCTTTGAGGGTGGGTTAACCACCATAAAGTATGTGGGAATGACAAAGGTGAGCAGGGCCACGGCGTACAGGGATATATCTGATATGGTGCAAAAAAATATATTGGCAGCCAACGCGCAAAAAGGCAGGAATGTTTCATATGAATTGATTTTTCCGTCTTTGGATTAATGGCCGTCGTCCCCATTGATTTGGGAAAAAACAGAACCGTCCCCATTTTCCTAGATGACGGCGGAGGGTTCGCAGAGAAATTGCGCCGAGGCGGGGAGTATTTTTATTTCCGCCTCTCTGAGAAAGCCCATGAATTCACCGTCGGTGTGCCATGGGACGGGCCTTTCAGATCTCAGAAAGGCGGATGATGTTCTTAGGCGCGTGAGGCCTTTTATTTCTCTTCCCCCCACAAGAGCGCTTAAAATGTTTATCAGGCGCAATATGTTCATTCTCTCAAACACCAGCAGATCGCCGGTACCGTCTTTCTGCGAGAAATCATTTCCCCACCGGAAACCGCCTCCCCAGAACAGGCCGTTCATAAAGATGGCCTGGAAAGATCTCCCTCTATAATCCCCGCAGGTGATGTCAAAGAATTTTTTGCGCGCGAGCAGTTTATAAAAACCCGCTACATAATGGGCTTTTTTACCGAGGGCCTTCTTTATAAAGAGATTGTTTTCGGCGATCCTGACAATATCGGCGGTGAAGCCGAAATCGGCCATGGAATAAAAATATCTTTTCCCTCCCGGATGGATGACAACGCCGCTGTCAACTCTCTGGGTTTTTCCTCTTTTTATGATCCCGACAGCGTCTTCAAAACGCCGCGGTATACCGAGGCTCAAAGCGGCCACATCGCTCATGCCGGCGGGGATTATGCCTATGGCCACGTTGGAAGACACTCTCAAAACGCCGTTTAAGACCTCGCCCAGCATGCCGTCCCCGCCGCAGAAGATAACGGGGTTTACGCCTATCATGGCGAAATGTTCCGCTTTTTTCCCGGCATCCGCGAGGTTGTCGGCAAAAACAATATCTTCGTCTTTGATGTCCAGCGCCCGGGCGATGCGCGGCGCGAGCAGCGCGCCTTTTCCTCTTCCTGACGAGGGATTGATTATAACTTTGGAATTGAGCATAATGCGATTTTATTATAGAATATAAACCTGCTGTGTGGAAAGTTCTAATGTTCGGGGGGAATAACAAATGCTGGATTTTATAAGGGAGAGTGTTCGCGGGGCCCTGGATGCTCTGGGCGAGGAGATAACAGGCGATTTCGACGTGATGACAGCGCCGGAATTCACGAACTGCGATTACGCGACTAACGCGGCCGTGAAGATGGCGGTTAAAAACAAGAAAAAAGCCGCCGAGGATCTTGCCGGAGCTCTTGAAAAAACCGGGCTTTTCGAAGAAGTGCGGGTGCTGCTGCCGTTTGTTAATATGAAACTGGCCGTCCGTTCGCTCGTGAAAATGCTCAATGAGGGTGACAGGGCATTCCCCGCGAAGAAAGAAAAGATACTGATAGAATTCGTTTCTGCTAATCCCACGGGACCTCTTCACATAGGGCATCTTCGGGGAGCCGTCATGGGCGATGCGCTGGCGCGAATTTTCAGATTTACGGGATATGATGTGATGACGCATTATTATGTCAACGACAGGGGCCGCCAGGTGCGGCTGCTGGGGGAATCCATCCTCGCCTCGAAAGCCG
This portion of the Candidatus Omnitrophota bacterium genome encodes:
- a CDS encoding O-antigen ligase family protein; translation: MNLNLGGRLSMWKDAARLVKENPLFGVGLGNVYENIKSPYSWGGKLSHAHNTYLQILVASGIFALISFLWVIYAFFKEMLRRIKHPDVGKFEKYILVGLLFGFAAEGMCGMTDDLFCRAEIYYPIYFLMGLAMSRALAPKNSQDKK
- a CDS encoding mannose-1-phosphate guanylyltransferase/mannose-6-phosphate isomerase, whose product is MKNNRKVMILAGGKGTRLWPVSRENYPKFFLRIASETSLLQSAVSRGVKLAGAKNVFIVSNAEYRFLLRDHLKEGGIDFPLENILAEPVGKNTAAAIALGLRAITARAEAKNADPSIFVFPADHLIKDEAKFIAALKKAEEAAGEEYITALGIKPYRAETGYGYIKAGGKLSPKGLSAYAAKADGGRVIGTVPNTAGRAVEKFVEKPSAAKAEKFLKSGRYFWNAGIFVAAASVFSGEFEKNSPGIWRGFQEWDGKNFDKLGGFYKKLPSISFDYAVMEKTKKAAVVVYDGSWNDLGGWDSVYEVTKKDKKGNACRGDVISLDSENNLVYSITGKTVSLIGVKDLRIASTDDALLIMAEGRSQDVKRAVEKLKGREELVNHIKVRRPWGSFKTLERADNYKVKVIEMLPGRSLSLQKHSKRSEEWLVLTGKVEVELNGKIHKLNENGRIKIPRGAPHRLTNNCRKTAKILEIAHGSYIEEDDIVRLDDDFGRV
- a CDS encoding aspartate 1-decarboxylase — translated: MVLKEVLRAKIQRVKITLTELHYKGSIGLDADIIAKVGIAAGDKVHVLNYDNGERFETYVIAEEAGSNAVILYGPAARKGDPGQDVCIIAYAFVTADERLEPKILNA
- a CDS encoding inositol monophosphatase, with translation MREIEKRLEAAQELALGAGSLLKGCFGGKIEFEKKADGSLVSPADKAAEKLIIGGLKKRFPSDSILSEESGRADCGGEFLWIIDPLDGTHNYIKGLDIFGTSIALCRAGAPALGVICMPMTNELFYAHKGGGAFLNGEKISVSDRDIKDATMFFDSSIARVPERNLAALERLHNKVFNIRMLGSTVAGLCHIAAGRAELEVEFCDVVWDFAAGLLIVEEAGGAATELDGGVWGPDTVGYVVSNGRFHDEILDLIKP
- a CDS encoding Fic family protein gives rise to the protein MRYIWNLKGWPNFKWRNDEMINVLGKARLAQGKLLSRISSMGLDQNQESRTEILIEETIKTAAIEGVLFDRESVRSSIVRKLGLPSSDLKRPDRNAEGLIDVIIDAQENYKKPLTLSRIKSWQASLFPAGYSGLKKIVTGRWRQENPMQVVSGPIGREKVHYEAPPGGKIPFEMKLFLNWWKKGNPFNPARANKKKSPDGLLRAGIAHFYFVTVHPFEDGNGRIARALTDMALAQDENTAKRYYSMSGRIMAERKSYYEILEKSQKGSLDITEWLLWFLNCYTHSIQDSEASIGNIIKKALFWQKHSQSALNINQRKVINRLLDAGEGGFEGGLTTIKYVGMTKVSRATAYRDISDMVQKNILAANAQKGRNVSYELIFPSLD